One Streptosporangium becharense genomic window, CGTGGGCCGGCCGCGCGTCGCGGGGCGGCGCCCGCGGCGAGTTCGATGGCCAGGGGCAGGTTGTCGAGGCGCCGGCACAGCTCGGCCGGGTCGGTGTCGCCGGTCTCGCCGCCGCGGGTGAGCGCCGCGAACAACCGGACGGCCTCATCGTCGGGCAGGCCGCCCACCGGGTAGAGGTGCTCTCCCGGCAGGCCCAGCCGCTGCCTGCTGGTGGTCAGCACCCGCAGTTCCTCGACCGAGCGCAGCAGCATGCCGACCAGGATGCCCGCGGCGCCGACGACGCGGTCGCAGGTGTCGAGGATGATCAGGCTGCGGCGTGGGGCGAGCACGTCGATCAGGGACCGGAGCGCGGTCACGCCCGGTCGCGTGCGGGCGCCGGCCGCGCGGGCGAGCATCTCGGTCAGGGAGTCGACGTCGGTGGGGGCGTCGGCCAGCTCGACGACGTGGACGCCGCCGGGGAAGGCCGGTTCGAGCGCGACGGCCAGACGGCGTGCGACGCCGGTCTTGCCGACTCCGGCCGGACCGGTGAGGGTGACGTGACGGACCCTTTCGAGTAGCGCTGAGACGTCGGCGAGCTCTGTCTCCCTGCCGACGAAGACGTCCGCTTTCATGGCAGCCCCGGCGTCGTCCTGACAACGTGTGCCTCTACGGTCGCACGGAGGAGCGGTCGGCTGAAACCCCGTTGCCCAGATTTCCTCAATAGGGCGGGTTATCCGGTGCGGACGGGTGCCACAAAAAGAGGGAACAATCGCCTAATTTGCTCTCGAAATTCGATATATGCCCAAAAGGCGGGAAGTCGCGGCCCCTGCCACGGCACGGCCCCGGCAGACCACCGCCTGCACGCTGGAGGGCCCGGCCGCGAGGTCCGGTCTCTTCCAGGAGGTGGAGTGACCGGTCACGCCGAAACCGTCCTTGCCCGACCACTCACTCCACACCAGGTTCTCCGCGTCGTGCGGCGACGCGCCGCAGACCACCGCAGATCAGGGTCGCGGTGCGCAGCAGCGCCGTACTGCGTGCGGCTGCGTGCGGCCAGGAACTCGTCGAAGGCCGCCTCGTCCTCTGCCGTCATCAGCGAGGTCCCCTTTCGCCCTCCCCGACGCGCGGACGGGGCCGCGGGTCGAGAGCGAAAATCACCGGGCGGTCCCCCGGGTACGGCACCATGTTGAAATGCCACGTCCCCTCAACGAACTGCCCAAGGCCCACCTGCACCTGCACTTCACCGGCTCGATGCGGCACTCGACCCTGGTCGAGCTCGCCCGTGAACAGGGCCTGCACCTGCCCGACGCCCTGGAGGACGACTGGCCGCCCAAGCTCCGGGCGACCGACGAGCGTGGCTGGTTCCGCTTCCAGCGGCTGTACGACATCGCGCGGTCCGTCCTGCGGCGCGAGAGCGACGTCTACCGGCTGCTGCGCGAGGCCGCCGAGGACGAGGCCGCCGAAGGGTCGGGCTGGCTGGAGATCCAGATCGACCCGTCCGGGTACGCGTCGATGTTCGGCGGGCTCACCGCGACCATGGAGCTGATGCTGGACGCGGCGCGCCGGGCGGCCGAGCACGCGGGGACAGGCGTCGCGGTCGTGGTGGCCGCCAACCGCACCCGTCACCCCCTCGACGCCAAGACGCTCGCCCGCCTCGCCGCGCGCCACATGGACCAGGGCGTGGTCGGCTTCGGGCTCTCCAACGACGAGCGCCGCGGGCGGGCCCGCGACTTCGACGGCGCCTTCCGGCTCGCCAAGCGCGCGGGGCTGCTGGCCGTGCCGCACGGCGGGGAACTGCTGGGTGCGGCGAGCGTGGCGGAGTGCGTCGACGTGCTCGGCGCCGACCGCCTGGGACACGGCGTGCGGGCGGCCGAGTCGCCGCGGCTGATGGAACGCCTCGCCGAACGCGGCATCGCGTGCGAGGTCTGCCCGACCTCCAACGTCGGGCTGGGCGTGGCGGGGCGGGCCGAGGACGTACCGCTGCGGCGGCTGTTCGAGGCGGGGGTGCCGATCGCGCTGGGCGCCGACGACCCGTTGCTGTTCGGGTCGCGGCTGCTGCCCCAGTACGAGCTGGCCAGGCGGGTGTACGGGTTCTCCGACGCGGAGCTGGCGGAGCTGGCCAGGCAGTCGGTGCGGGCCTCGGCGGCGCCGGAGGCGGTGCGCAAGAGCATGCTGCAGGGCATCGACGACTGGCTGGCGTCGGACGACTGAGCGGCTCCGGGTGCCCGCGGCCCGGTGCGGAGGCGCTGCGGGCATGACCCTCAGGTGAGGGCGAAGGCGACCGCGGAGCCGAGGTCGTCGTCATGGCCCTCGGCGAAGGCCGCGTCGTACGCCTCGTCGCCGAGCAACCGCCTGGCGGTCCGCTCGGCGACGGCCCTCGGCTCGGACATGCCCTGCGGGCCGGGGCCTTCGAGACCGCGGGCCACCCGCAGCCGTGCCACCGCCCCCTGGAGCCTGGCCGTGCGGTAGCCGTCGCCCTCGACCGCCGCGATCACCGCGAGCTGGTCGAGGACCGGTGCCACACCGGCGACGTCGTGAAGCCGCCACTTGCCGGCCAGCGACTCCCGCGCGGCCTCGGCCGCCTCGGTCACCCGGCCCATGCCGAGCCGGGCGACGGACAGGACGTAGTCGCCGTGAGCGCGTGCCCAGCGCTCGCCGCGGGCGTCGCAGAGCCGCCGCGCCTCCTCCAGCGCGGCGACGGCTCTGGCGAACTCGCCGCGCCAGACGTACGCCATGGCCGCGGTCACCAGCACGAGCGGTTCGTCGGCGGCGCCGACTCCGGTCCGCCGCAGACGGTCGGACGCGAGCCCGGCAGCGGGTCCGCCGAGACCGGCACCGGGTTCGGCGAGACCGGCACCGGGGGCGGGGGCGGGTTCGCCGAGGCCGGGGGCGGGGGTGGGTTCGGCGAGACCGGGGGCGAAACCGGCGGTTCCGGTCACGAGCCTCGGCGACCGGCGCACCTCCCTCTCGCGCCTCTCGTGGCCGATGAGCTTGCTCGTCTTCGCGGGCAGGTTCCCGCGCCACCATGGGGTCCGTTCCATTGGTTCGCGCTCCTTCTCCACTTTTGAGGAATCGCACCGCATCCGGGTCACGAACCGGCCGGGCCCCCGTTCCCCGGTGGGGTTTCCTTCTTCCCCCGGTGCAAATCTCACCGCCGCGCCCGGGGGGAACTTCCCCCGGTTGAGGCGTATGACGGGAATCTTGGTTTTTGCCAGTGGTGTGGGGGACTCGCCGATCGAGGCGGATCCGATGCCGGCCTCCCCGCCGGGCACGGCGATCGAGGCGTGCCCGGCGGCCCGGTCCCGTTCGGGGGCCGCCCCCGGGGAAGCGCCACTAGACTCTGGCTGTCCCTGGCCGTGGCCCTCCCACGGCCCTTCCGCGAGCGAGCTGGACGGAACCGCATGTCTGGGTATGACCGCGTAGTGCAACCGGCGGCCGGTGACGAGGCCCTGGAGAACCACCTGGGTGGTGACGAGGCCAGGAACTACCGGCAGTACGAGCTCGACATGGTCGCCCCGCACGTGGGCCGTTCCATGCTGGAGATCGGCTCCGGTCTGGGACACTTCGCCGAGCAGTTCCTGCCCCGCCTCGACCGGCTGGTGGTCAGCGACTTCGACCCCTACTGCGTGGAGCGGCTCCGCAAGCGTTTCGCCGACCGCACCGACGTCGACGTGCTCCAGTTCGGCCTGCCGACCGAGATCCCGATCGGCGAGAAGGTCGACACGGTCGTGATGATGAACGTCCTGGAGCACATCGAGGAGGACGTCGAGGCCCTGCGGTCACTGGCCAAGGTCACCGTCCCCGGCGGCCGGATCATCATCTGGGTGCCGGGCTACATGGAGCTGTACGGAGACTTCGACCGCAAGGTCGGCCACGTCACCCGCTACACCCCCGCCACGCTGCGC contains:
- a CDS encoding adenosine deaminase, with translation MPRPLNELPKAHLHLHFTGSMRHSTLVELAREQGLHLPDALEDDWPPKLRATDERGWFRFQRLYDIARSVLRRESDVYRLLREAAEDEAAEGSGWLEIQIDPSGYASMFGGLTATMELMLDAARRAAEHAGTGVAVVVAANRTRHPLDAKTLARLAARHMDQGVVGFGLSNDERRGRARDFDGAFRLAKRAGLLAVPHGGELLGAASVAECVDVLGADRLGHGVRAAESPRLMERLAERGIACEVCPTSNVGLGVAGRAEDVPLRRLFEAGVPIALGADDPLLFGSRLLPQYELARRVYGFSDAELAELARQSVRASAAPEAVRKSMLQGIDDWLASDD
- a CDS encoding class I SAM-dependent methyltransferase, which produces MSGYDRVVQPAAGDEALENHLGGDEARNYRQYELDMVAPHVGRSMLEIGSGLGHFAEQFLPRLDRLVVSDFDPYCVERLRKRFADRTDVDVLQFGLPTEIPIGEKVDTVVMMNVLEHIEEDVEALRSLAKVTVPGGRIIIWVPGYMELYGDFDRKVGHVTRYTPATLRRTVSRAGLDIDRLTPINFLGGIAWWVAVRRGGVGYPDPRLVKIYDRTVVPATRFIERFVRPPFGQTVFCVARVPK